The Tamandua tetradactyla isolate mTamTet1 chromosome 23, mTamTet1.pri, whole genome shotgun sequence genome includes a window with the following:
- the LOC143667184 gene encoding uncharacterized protein LOC143667184 isoform X2 — translation MATAQKERARPCHWRGRVLRPRPGPGDAPGAVEVRWPPLRPARLGRGALAGRAASPDAVFLQGAATVGCGSSRTPF, via the exons ATGGCGACAGCGCAGAAGGAACGAGCGAGGCCGTGCCACTGGCGGGGCCGGGTCCTCCGCCCCCGCCCTGGGCCGGGAGACGCCCCCGGCGCGGTTGAGGTCCGGTGGCCGCCGCTGAGACCGGCCAGGCTGGGCCGAGGAGCCTTGGCGGGGCGGGCGGCCTCCCCGGACGCCGTGTTCCTGCAGGGCGCCGCCACCGTGGGCTGCGGCTCCTCCAG GACTCCCTTCTGA